One Aureibacter tunicatorum DNA window includes the following coding sequences:
- a CDS encoding sulfatase has protein sequence MERRNFLQNLGILGLGASAMSCNVSGDNKDSDEEVKNKRKKNRKDQPNILFVFADQFRKQSLGFMNEDPVRTPHFDRFAKESVVFKNAVSSCPLSTPYRASLMSGKFPMATGLTTNCQPGLSIELDENEICLGDVWKENGYQTAYIGKWHLDCPELNKNIKPESGAKHWDANIPEGKRRHGFDFWYAYNTHDVHFDPHYWTGDSQKMIRPKQWSVDHETDIALDYLQKRDKDKPFSMILSWNPPHPPYIAPEELKNHYNLEDIDVRPNAKGTGKNNILGKEARQSYFAAVESCDNNFGRIVDYLEKEGIADNTILVFTSDHGEMLGSHDRMQKCVWYEEASAVPMMIRWPKALKPHEFEPLFQTYDIMPSLLGLMDLEIPESCDGEDLSPLMRQESGVKDERNSVLLHEFVCRPWPLATVGQDMSPWVADTLKLAKEGIDWRNLGYRGLRTKTHTFVAVRSADGRDLEFRLYDNINDKYQLNPVIKKNPESNPLMRKLLPELKDWLKKSYDPFSLISH, from the coding sequence ATGGAGAGAAGAAATTTTTTGCAAAATCTAGGAATATTGGGCTTGGGTGCCTCAGCGATGTCCTGCAATGTATCTGGCGATAATAAAGATTCCGATGAGGAAGTTAAAAATAAAAGAAAGAAAAATAGAAAAGATCAACCCAATATACTCTTTGTGTTTGCTGATCAATTTAGAAAGCAATCACTGGGCTTTATGAATGAAGATCCTGTGAGAACACCGCATTTTGATCGTTTCGCAAAAGAATCCGTGGTGTTCAAAAATGCAGTTAGCTCTTGTCCATTGTCAACTCCTTATCGAGCGTCATTGATGTCTGGTAAGTTCCCAATGGCCACAGGCCTTACAACTAATTGCCAACCAGGGCTTTCTATAGAGCTAGATGAAAATGAAATTTGCTTGGGAGATGTATGGAAAGAAAATGGCTATCAAACAGCATATATTGGCAAGTGGCACCTTGACTGTCCCGAGTTAAATAAAAATATTAAACCTGAAAGTGGAGCAAAGCATTGGGATGCGAATATTCCCGAAGGAAAACGAAGACATGGGTTTGACTTTTGGTACGCTTACAATACCCATGATGTACATTTTGATCCGCATTATTGGACAGGAGACTCCCAAAAAATGATAAGACCAAAGCAATGGTCTGTGGATCATGAAACAGATATTGCTTTGGATTATCTTCAAAAAAGAGATAAAGATAAACCGTTTTCTATGATTCTGTCATGGAACCCTCCTCATCCTCCGTATATAGCGCCTGAGGAATTGAAAAATCATTATAATCTGGAGGATATTGATGTTAGACCTAATGCCAAGGGTACAGGAAAAAACAATATTCTAGGCAAGGAGGCTCGACAGAGCTATTTTGCTGCCGTTGAGTCTTGTGACAACAATTTTGGGCGTATCGTGGATTATCTGGAAAAAGAAGGGATTGCTGATAATACCATATTGGTATTCACTTCAGATCATGGAGAAATGCTGGGATCACATGACCGTATGCAAAAATGCGTTTGGTATGAAGAAGCTTCAGCAGTGCCTATGATGATCCGTTGGCCTAAGGCGCTTAAGCCTCATGAATTCGAGCCACTATTTCAGACTTATGATATTATGCCAAGTTTGCTTGGTTTAATGGATCTTGAAATACCAGAGAGTTGTGATGGGGAAGATTTGTCGCCATTGATGAGACAAGAATCGGGAGTCAAGGATGAACGAAATAGTGTTCTTCTGCATGAGTTTGTATGCAGGCCTTGGCCATTGGCGACAGTTGGACAAGATATGTCTCCTTGGGTAGCGGATACGCTTAAATTGGCGAAAGAGGGGATTGATTGGAGGAACCTTGGCTATAGAGGCTTGAGAACCAAAACCCATACTTTTGTGGCGGTTCGCTCTGCTGACGGACGAGATCTTGAGTTTAGACTATATGATAACATTAATGATAAATACCAATTAAATCCTGTGATTAAGAAGAACCCCGAAAGCAATCCTTTGATGAGAAAATTGCTTCCGGAACTCAAGGATTGGTTAAAGAAATCGTATGACCCCTTTTCACTTATTTCTCATTAA
- a CDS encoding sulfatase — MMNKGLQLKTNSVGNLLLTGLMASSCISSSSDQKHAEVKQKPNVVVFYVDDLGWSDLPSSGNDYHESPVIDSLRGQSVDFINAYSNCTVSSPSRASLLTGKYPSTTNITDWIPGHKFKYAKMDIPDWQQFLPLEETTMADKLRSCGYVTASYGKWHLGEEEDYYPEHQGFDINFGGNSKGHPKSYFSPYHNPQIPDGPEGEYLTDRLAREASSFIESHQDTSFFLYMPFYQVHTPLKAKKELEEYFENKKSESSRWQNATYAAMVKSTDEAIGHVMKMLDSLNLTENTLVFFASDNGGLTHTIKGDTITSNYPLREGKGSMYEGGVKVPMFMYWKGHFSQARKVSEPVMGMDIFPTVLEAIGEANDLEMDGLSLLPLAEGKDIDRDAIYFHYPHYHPGGAVPYSSMRQGDFKLIHIIEENRYELYNLNKDIGESTNLAESHQGTVEEMIRKLEGWKESTQAQMPQINSEFAPEKSKHPYYRSRINM, encoded by the coding sequence ATGATGAATAAAGGTTTACAATTAAAGACGAATAGTGTTGGTAATTTGCTCTTGACAGGGCTGATGGCAAGCAGTTGTATTTCCTCTTCAAGTGATCAAAAGCATGCGGAAGTAAAACAGAAGCCAAATGTTGTCGTGTTTTATGTGGATGATCTGGGTTGGTCGGATTTGCCTTCTTCAGGCAATGATTATCATGAAAGTCCAGTGATTGACTCGCTTAGAGGGCAGTCTGTGGATTTTATTAACGCTTATTCCAATTGCACGGTAAGTTCGCCTTCGAGAGCGTCATTATTAACAGGGAAGTATCCATCCACAACTAATATTACGGATTGGATACCTGGCCATAAGTTTAAATATGCTAAAATGGATATTCCGGATTGGCAACAGTTTTTGCCTTTGGAAGAGACAACCATGGCGGATAAGCTAAGGAGTTGCGGTTATGTGACGGCTTCTTATGGCAAATGGCACTTGGGGGAAGAAGAAGATTATTATCCTGAACATCAGGGTTTTGATATTAATTTTGGAGGCAATTCAAAGGGACACCCTAAAAGTTACTTTTCTCCCTATCACAATCCTCAAATTCCAGACGGTCCTGAAGGAGAGTATTTGACCGATAGATTGGCAAGAGAAGCTTCAAGCTTTATTGAAAGTCATCAGGACACATCATTTTTTCTTTACATGCCTTTTTATCAAGTGCATACTCCGCTTAAGGCAAAAAAAGAGCTGGAGGAATATTTCGAAAATAAAAAGTCAGAATCCTCACGATGGCAAAATGCTACTTATGCCGCTATGGTCAAAAGCACTGACGAAGCGATAGGCCACGTGATGAAGATGCTTGATAGCTTGAATTTAACGGAAAATACTTTGGTGTTTTTCGCTAGCGACAATGGAGGCCTTACGCATACCATTAAGGGAGATACGATTACTTCGAATTATCCTCTGAGAGAAGGAAAAGGAAGCATGTATGAAGGTGGCGTTAAAGTTCCAATGTTTATGTATTGGAAAGGCCATTTTTCTCAAGCGAGAAAAGTAAGCGAGCCTGTGATGGGAATGGATATTTTTCCAACGGTGTTGGAGGCTATTGGCGAAGCCAATGATCTTGAAATGGATGGCCTTAGTTTATTGCCATTGGCTGAAGGAAAGGATATTGATAGAGATGCGATTTATTTTCATTATCCGCACTATCACCCGGGAGGAGCAGTCCCTTATTCGTCAATGAGACAAGGAGATTTTAAATTGATTCATATTATCGAAGAAAATCGATATGAATTATACAACCTGAATAAAGATATAGGGGAATCTACAAATTTGGCAGAAAGTCATCAAGGAACAGTTGAAGAGATGATCCGTAAATTGGAGGGCTGGAAGGAATCAACTCAAGCTCAGATGCCTCAAATCAATAGTGAGTTTGCTCCTGAGAAATCTAAGCATCCTTATTATCGAAGTAGGATTAATATGTAA
- a CDS encoding RNA polymerase sigma-70 factor, producing MENSFVLVHQKHLENSELNFQNLYEAYAPSLLNYVQRKICRPEFAKDVVQVIFMDLWSRRDKIPYQHIKPYLMRAAHNKCTDLIRKNAVEKKHEASIAYETLLNESSYEQDNEELILWAEKAVDDLPQRSREIFCMSKYQGLKYREIAEELGVSQKTVETHMRRAMIKLRESFENFQTCA from the coding sequence ATGGAAAACTCATTTGTACTTGTCCATCAAAAGCACTTGGAAAACAGTGAACTGAACTTTCAGAATTTGTACGAAGCATACGCTCCTAGTTTATTAAACTATGTGCAAAGAAAAATATGCAGACCCGAATTTGCCAAAGATGTGGTTCAAGTTATTTTCATGGACCTTTGGAGTCGACGAGATAAAATTCCATATCAACATATCAAGCCATATCTTATGCGTGCCGCGCATAATAAATGCACTGATCTGATCAGAAAAAATGCGGTGGAAAAAAAGCATGAAGCTAGCATTGCTTATGAAACTCTGCTTAATGAAAGCAGTTACGAACAGGATAATGAGGAGCTTATACTTTGGGCGGAAAAAGCAGTGGATGATTTGCCTCAAAGAAGCCGAGAGATATTCTGCATGAGCAAGTACCAAGGCTTGAAGTATCGAGAAATTGCCGAAGAGTTAGGAGTGTCTCAAAAAACGGTGGAAACACATATGAGACGAGCAATGATTAAATTAAGAGAAAGCTTTGAAAACTTCCAAACATGCGCTTGA